The window TTGATCGAGGTGCAGATCGACTTCGGGTAGCCCTTGTAGTTGAGCGGTGCCGGGATGGCCTGCTGGACGTTGACGATGTAGTCGTGGCACAGGCGGTCCAGCTCTTCGGTGGTGACACCGGGCTTGACGTGTTCCTCGATCATTTCCAGCACCTCGGCGGCCAGTCGGCCGGCGATGCGCATCTTCTCGATGTCTTCTGCGGTCTTGATGGTGACGGTCATTACAGGCTCTCTACAGCGCCGTGCACGGCGCGAACAAACGGGAAAGGCCGGATTCTAGCAGAGCAGGGCGCCGATCGGTCGGGATAAAGGCGGCAATGCTGCTGTCTACAGCTGGCATTCTGGCGCGAAAGCCGGGGTGCTGCAAAAACCGCTGACGGACGCAACGGTATCCGGGTTCCGTTCGGTCGCGGTCTGTGGTATAAAATGCGCCGCTTTCGGGGACGACCCCGTCAGCACTTAACCCACACACGTGTCGACACGATGACCTGGGTGCCCCGAGTTGCAGAATTCGCGGGTTGGTCATTGGGATACGTGGAGGCCCAACCCGACTTATCAAGGAACTATCATGTCCCAAGTCAACATGCGCGATATGCTGAAGGCCGGTGTGCACTTCGGCCACCAGACCCGTTACTGGAACCCGAAAATGGGCAAGTACATTTTCGGCGCGCGTAACAAGATCCACATCGTCAACCTGGAAAAAACCCTGCCAATGTTCAACGACGCTCTGTCGTTCGTAGAGCGCCTGGCCCAGGGCAAGAACAAGATCCTGTTCGTCGGCACCAAGCGTTCCGCCGGCAAGATCGTCGCCGAGCAAGCTGCTCGTTGCGGTTCGCCGTACGTTGACCACCGTTGGTTGGGCGGCATGCTGACCAACTACAAGACCATCCGCGCTTCGATCAAGCGCCTGCGCGACCTGGAAACCCAGGCCGAAGACGGCACTTTCGCCAAGCTGACCAAGAAAGAAGCCCTGATGCGCTCCCGCGACCTGGAAAAACTGGATCGCAGCCTGGGCGGCATCAAGGACATGGGTGGTCTGCCAGACGCTCTGTTCGTTATCGACGTTGATCACGAGCGCATCGCGATCACCGAAGCCAACAAGCTGGGCATCCCGGTAATCGGCGTTGTCGATACCAACAGCAGCCCGGAAGGTGTTGACTACATCATCCCAGGTAACGATGACGCCATCCGCGCTATCGAGCTGTACATGACTTCGATGGCTGACGCAGTCATCCGCGGCCGCAACAACGTTGCCGGCGGCACCGAAGTTTACGCTGAAGAAGCGGCTGCACCTGCTGCCGAGTAATTAGACGCTAGCGTCGACTTGGCACGCAAAAAGGGGGCTCTGCCCCCTTTTTGCCACCTTGAAATCCTGCTGTCAGCATCGGCCCCGCATCATGGGCCCGCTGAGATAAACACAGTGGATTTGCAGAATTGAACGCCCGTGACGAACGGGTGGAATGGTTGAAAAACTTTCCAAGAGGATTTTGAAATGGCAGCAATTACTGCAGCGCTGGTCAAAGAACTGCGCGAGCGTACCGGCGAAGGCATGATGGATTGCAAGAAGGCCCTGGAAAAGGCCGGCGGCGACATCGAAAAAGCCATTGACGACATGCGTGCCTCGGGCGCCATCAAGGCCGCCAAAAAGGCTGGCAACGTCGCTGCTGAAGGCGCTATCGCCGTCAAGACCGACGGTAAATCCGCCGTCCTGCTGGAAGTGAACTCGCAGACCGACTTCCTGGCCCTGCAAGACGACTTCAAGAACTTCGTTGCCGACAGCATCGAAGAAGCCTTCGCCCAGAAGCTGACCGACGCTGCTCCGCTGATCGCTTCGCGTGAAGCTGCTCGTGAAGCCCTGGTTGCCAAGTGCGGCGAGAACGTCAATATCCGTCGCCTGGTGCGCGTTGAAGGTGACGTTGTCGGTGCCTACCTGCACGGCAACAAGATCGGCGCTGCCGTTGTCCTGAAAGGCGGCGACGTCGATCTGGCCAAGAACATCGCCATGCACGTTGCAGCTTCGAACCCTGAGTTCCTGCTGCCGTCGGAAGTATCGGCCGAAGCCATCGAGCGCGAGAAGGGCGTCTTCCTGCAGCTGAACGCTGACAAGATCGCCGGCAAGCCGGAAAACATCGTCGAGAACATGATCAAAGGTCGTATCTCGAAGTTCCTGGCCGAAGCCTCGCTGGTCGAGCAAGCCTTCGTCATGAACCCGGAAGTCAAGGTTGGCGATCTGGCCAAGAAAGCCGGCGCTGAAATCGTTTCCTTCACCTACTTCAAGGTAGGCGAAGGCATCGAGAAGCCAGTCGACGACTTCGCTGCTGAAGTTGCCGCTCAGGTCGCTGCTGCCAAGCAGTAAGACAGCCCCGTCTGTCGCCCCAAAGAGGCTGCCCGCTCACGCGCGCAGCCTCTTTGTCAAAACGGCGAAGGGTTTATAAGGCCCGTCGTCGCTGGCACCGAAGCGGTGCCACGCTACAGTTAGCAGGCTGCAAACAGCCCGCACGAATTTTCTAAAAGTACGCCGCAGGAGAGACTCGCAATGGCTCAGCAGGTGAGTGGTCGCCAACCTCGCTATAAACGCATTTTGCTCAAACTTAGCGGCGAGGCCCTGATGGGCTCGGAAGACTTCGGGATCGACCCGAAAGTGCTGGATCGCATGGCCCTCGAAGTTGGCCAGCTGGTAGGGATCGGTGTCCAGGTCGGCCTGGTGATCGGTGGTGGCAACTTGTTCCGCGGCGCCGCGCTCAGCGCAGCCGGCATGGATCGCGTCACCGGTGACCACATGGGCATGCTGGCTACCGTGATGAACGGCCTGGCCATGCGCGACGCGCTGGAGCGCTCGAACATCCCGGCCCTGGTCATGTCGGCCATTTCCATGGTCGGTGTCACCGATCATTACGATCGTCGCAAAGCTATTCGCCACCTCAACTCCGGGGATGTGGTAATTTTCTCCGCCGGTACCGGCAACCCGTTCTTCACCACCGACTCCGCCGCCTGCCTGCGCGCCATCGAAATCGATGCCGACGTGGTGCTGAAGGCGACCAAGGTCGATGGTGTGTACACTGCCGATCCATTCAAGGACCCGCATGCCGAGAAGTTCGATCACCTGACCTACGACGAGGTCCTGGATCGCAAGCTGGGTGTGATGGACCTGACCGCAATCTGCCTGTGCCGTGACCACAAGATGCCATTGCGGGTATTCAACATGAACAAGCCTGGCGCCCTGCTGAACATCGTGGTGGGTGGCGCTGAAGGTACTCTGATCGAGGAAGGCCAAGCATGATCAACGACATCAAGAAAGACGCGCAGGAGCGCATGGGCAAGTCTATCGAAGCCCTGGCTCGCAACCTCGCGGCAATCCGCACCGGTCGCGCCCACCCAAGCATCCTGGACAGCGTCAAGGTCACTGCCTGGGGTAGCGAGATGCCACTGAACCAGGTGGCCGCGATCACCGTCGAAGATGCCCGCACCCTGAAGATCGTCGCCCACGACAAGAACCTCAGTGCTGCCATCGAAAAGGCCATCCTCACCTCCGACCTGGGCCTGAACCCGTCCAGCGCCGGCACCACCATTCGTGTGCCGATGCCGGCCCTGACCGAGGAAACCCGCAAGGGCTACACCAAGCAGGCCAGCGGCGTTGCCGAGGATGCCAAGGTAGCCGTGCGCAACGTGCGCCGTGACGCTCTGGCCGACCTGAAGAAGCTGACCAAGGACAAGGAAATCAGCGAAGACGAAGAGCGTCGCGCCGCTGACGAGATCCAGAAGCTGACCGACAAGTACGTTGCCGAAGTCGATGCAGCCTTCAAAGCCAAGGAAAAGGACCTGATGGCCGTCTAAGGCCGGGGCTTTTTAATGGAAAAGACCAAGCCAGCGGCGCCGTCCTCGGTGCCGCGTCATGTCGCGATCATCATGGATGGCAACAACCGCTGGGCGAAAAAGCGCCTGTTGCCCGGCGTTGCCGGGCACAAGGCGGGTGTAGACGCCGTTCGCGCGGTCATCGAAGTCTGTGCCGAATCCGGGGTCGAGGTGCTGACCCTGTTCGCCTTCTCCAGCGAGAACTGGCAGCGTCCCGCCGAAGAGGTCGGTGCGCTGATGGAACTGTTCTTCTCGGCCCTGCGCCGCGAGGCCAAGCGCCTCAACGAGAACAACATCAGCCTGCGTATCATCGGTGACCGTTCGCGCTTCCATCCCGAGCTGCAGGCCGCCATGCGCGAGGCCGAGGCGCTCACCGCCGGCAACAACCGCTTCATCCTGCAGATCGCGGCCAACTACGGTGGCCAGTGGGACATCGCCCAGGCCGCCCAGCGGCTGGCGCGGGAGGTGCAAGCCGGGCACCTGCGCCCGGAAGACATCACCCCGGGCCTGCTGCAGACCTGCCTGGCAACCGGCGAGTTGCCGCTGCCGGACCTGTGCATCCGCACCGGTGGCGAGCACCGCATCAGCAACTTCCTGTTGTGGCAGCTGGCCTACGCCGAGCTGTACTTCTCCGACCTGTACTGGCCGGACTTCAAACACGAGGCCATGCGCAACGCCCTGGCCGATTTCGCTTCGCGCCAGCGCCGCTTCGGTAAGACCAGCGAGCAGGTCGAGGCTGGAGCTCGTGCTTAATGCTTAAACAACGCATCATTACCGCGCTGATCCTGCTGCCGATCGCGCTGGGTGGCTTCTTCCTGCTCAACGGTGGGGACTTCGCCCTGTTCATCGGCTTCGTGGTGACCCTCGGCGCCTGGGAGTGGGCGCGCCTGGCCGGGCTCATGGCCCAGCCGCTGCGCATCGCCTATGCCGTGGTCGTCGCCGGAGCGCTGATGCTGCTGTACATCCTTCCGGAGCTGGCGCCCTGGGTGCTGGGCGCTGCGGTGATCTGGTGGGGGTTGGCCACCTGGCTGGTGCTTACCTATCCACGTAGTAGCGAGCTGTGGGCCAGTGCAGCCTGCCGGTTGCTGATCGGCCTGCTGGTTTTGCTGCCGGCCTGGCAGGGTCTGGTGCTGCTCAAGCACTGGCCGCTGGGTAACTGGCTGATCCTGTCGGTCATGGTGCTGGTGTGGGCTGCCGATATTGGCGCGTACTTCTCCGGCCGTGCCTTCGGCAAGCGCAAGCTGGCGCCTCAGGTGAGCCCTGGCAAAAGCTGGGAAGGCGTGTATGGCGGCCTGGCGGTCAGCCTGGTGATTACCCTGGTGGTCGGCATCAGTCGCGACTGGGGCTTCGGCCAGATTCTGCTGGGCCTGCTGAGTGCAGCCCTGGTGGTCATGTCTTCGGTGGTCGGTGACCTGACCGAAAGCATGTTCAAGCGCCGTTCCGGCATCAAGGACAGCAGCAACCTGTTGCCTGGCCATGGTGGGGTACTCGATCGCATCGACAGCCTGACTGCGGCGATCCCGATTTTCGCCGTGCTGCTGTGGGCCGCCGAATGGGGTGTGATGTGAGCCGTCCGCAGCGTATTACCGTGCTCGGGGCCACCGGCTCCATCGGCCTGAGCACGCTGGATGTCATCGCGCGCCATCCCGACCGTTATCAGGTGTTCGCCCTGAGTGGCTATTCGCGTATCGACGAATTGCTTGCGCTGTGCGTGCGCCATCGGCCGACATTCGCCGTGGTACCGAATGCCGAGGCGGCCGCGCGACTGCGCGAAAGCCTGGTTGCGGCAGGTTGCGCCACCGAGGTGCTGGAAGGCGAGGCCGGGTTGTGCCAGGTGGCTTCTGCGTCGGAAGTGGACGCGGTGATGGCGTCCATCGTCGGCGCCGCCGGCCTGCGCCCCACCCTGGCGGCGGTCGAGGCGGGCAAGAAGGTGTTGCTGGCCAACAAGGAGGCGCTGGTGATGTCCGGCGCGCTGTTCATGGAGGCGGTGCGGCGCAGTGGTGCCGTGCTGCTGCCGATCGACAGCGAGCATAATGCGATCTTCCAGTGCATGCCCGGCGACTACGCGCGCGGCCTGAGTGCCGTCGGCGTGCGCCGGATCCTGCTTACTGCCTCCGGTGGCCCGTTCCGCGAGACGCCCGTCGAGGCGTTGCTGGACGTCACCCCGGAACAGGCCTGCGCGCACCCCAACTGGTCCATGGGGCGCAAGATTTCCGTGGATTCGGCCAGCATGATGAACAAGGGCCTGGAGCTGATCGAGGCCTGCTGGTTGTTCGATGCCGCACCGGCCAAGGTCGAGGTGGTAGTGCACCCGCAGAGCGTGATCCACTCCCTGGTGGATTATGTGGACGGTTCGGTGCTGGCGCAGTTGGGTAACCCGGACATGCGCACACCCATCGCCAACGCCCTGGCCTGGCCCGAGCGGATCGATTCCGGTGTGGCACCGCTGGACCTGTTCGCCATCGCCCGTCTGGACTTCCAGGCGCCCGACGAACAGCGCTTCCCTTGCCTGCGCCTGGCGCGGCAGGCTGCCGAGGCCGGCAACAGCGCACCGGCCGTGCTCAATGCGGCAAACGAGGTCGCAGTCGAGGCATTTCTCCAGCGGCGTATCCGCTTCCCGGAGATCGCGGGTATGATCGAACAGGTGCTCGATCAGGAGCCCGTCGTACCGCTGCCGTCGTTGGACGCGGTGTTCGCCGCCGACCAGCGTGCCCGGGAGCTTTCCCGTGAGTGGCTGAGGCGTCACGGTCGCTGATGCAGGCCCGCCACGGTTCACGAGGGGGCTGGGCATGATGCCAGCCCGCTGAACATCATTCGGAGATGGATATGACAGCGCTCTACATGATTATCGGCACCCTCGTAGCCTTGGGTGTACTGGTCACTTTCCATGAATTCGGCCACTTCTGGGTGGCACGCCGCTGCGGTGTCAAGGTGCTGCGCTTCTCGGTGGGCTTCGGCACGCCGCTGCTGCGCTGGCATGACCGCCATGGCACCGAGTTCGTGGTCGCGGCGATCCCGCTGGGTGGCTACGTCAAGATGCTCGACGAGCGCGAGGGGGACGTGCCGCCGGCGCTGATCGAGCAGTCGTTCAACCGCAAGTCCGTGCGCCAGCGCATCGCGATCGTCGCGGCGGGCCCGGTTGCCAACTTCCTGCTGGCCATCCTGTTCTTCTGGGTGCTGGCGATGCTGGGTACCCAGCAGATCCGCCCGGTGATCGGCGCGGTCGATGCGGGCAGCCTGGCAGCATCGGCAGGCCTGACCGCAGGTCAGGAAATCGTCTCCATCGACGGCAAGCCGACCAATGGTTGGTCTGCGGTCAACCTGCAACTGGTTCGCCGCCTGGGCGAGAGCGGCACCTTGCAGATTGGCGTGCGTGAAGAGGGCACCAGCGCCGAGCGCCAGCTGCAGGTGAAGCTGGACAGCTGGCTCAAGGGCGCCGACGAGCCGGACCCGATCCAGTCCCTTGGGCTGCACCCTTGGCGCCCGGCGATCTTGCCGGTGTTGGCCGAGATCGATCCGAAGGGGCCGGCTGCCGCTGCGGGCCTGAAAACCGGTGACAAGCTGCTGGCCCTCGATGGCGTGGCAGTGAGCGAATGGCAGCAGATGGTCGATGCCGTGCGGGCCCGCCCGCAAGCCAAGGTTCTTGTGCGTGTCGAGCGCGATGGTGCTGCGCTGGACGTCCCGGTCACCCTGGCGCGCAAGGGCGAGGGCAAGGCGGCCGGCGGCTATCTGGGCGCCGGGGTAAAAGGTGGCGAATGGCCTGCCAACATGCTTCGCGAAGTCAGCTACGGCCCGCTGGATGCGGTGAGTGAGGGCTTGTCACGCACCTGGAACATGAGCGTCCTGACCCTTGAATCGCTGAAGAAAATGCTGTTCGGGGAGCTCTCGGTAAAAAACTTGAGCGGACCGATAACCATTGCTAAAGTGGCGGGCGCTTCAGCCCAGTCCGGCGTGGGGGATTTCCTGAATTTCCTGGCCTACCTGAGCATAAGCCTGGGGGTTCTTAACCTGCTGCCCATCCCGGTTCTGGATGGGGGGCATTTGCTGTTTTACCTGGTCGAGTGGGTGCGCGGTCGTCCGCTGTCGGATCGGGTGCAAGGTTGGGGGGTCCAGATCGGTATCAGTTTGGTCATAGGGGTGATGTTGCTCGCCCTGATCAACGATCTGGGTCGACTATAAAGCTTCGCTCAATTGCGAAACCTGCCGTCTTGTCGCGGCGGGCTGTTTATTGCCAGTTGGAATAAAAGGACTTCATGAAACGTCTGCTGCTAACTGCGGTCATGTCCGCACTGATGATCGCTGAAGTTCACGCCGAGTCCTTCACCATCTCCGATATCCGCGTCAACGGCCTGCAGCGGGTTTCCGCCGGCAGTGTCTTCGGTGCCTTGCCGCTGAACGTCGGCGACCAGGCCGATGACCGCCGACTGGTGGAGTCGACCCGTTCCCTGTTCAAGACCGGCTTCTTCCAGGACATTCAGCTGAACCGCGATGGCAATGTCCTGATCATCAACGTGGTCGAACGCCCGTCGGTGTCGAGCATCGAGATCGAAGGCAACAAGGCCATCAGCACCGAAGACCTGATGAAAGGCCTGAAGCAATCCGGCCTGGCCGAAGGCGAGATCTTCCAGCGTGCCACCCTCGAAGGTGTGCGTAACGAACTGCAGCGCCAATACGTGGCCCAGGGCCGCTATTCGGCCGAGGTCGACGCCGAGGTGGTGCCGCAGCCGCGCAACCGCGTGGCGCTGAAGATCAAGATCAACGAAGGCACCGTCGCCGCCATTCAGCACATCAACATCGTTGGCAACAACGTGTTCGACGACGAGACCCTGGCGCAGCTGTTCGAGCTGAAGACCACCAACTGGCTGTCGTTCTTCAAGAACGACGACAAGTACGCCCGCGAAAAGCTCTCCGGTGACCTGGAGCGCCTGCGTTCCTACTACCTGGACCGCGGCTACATCAACATGGACATCGCCTCCACCCAGGTGTCCATCACGCCGGACAAGAAACACGTCTACATCACCGTCAATATCAACGAAGGCGAGAAGTACACCGTCCGTGACGTGAAGCTGTCCGGTGACCTGAAGGTGCCGGAAGATCAGGTCAAGTCGCTGCTGCTGGTGCAGCCTGGCCAGGTGTTCTCGCGCAAGGTGATGACCAGCACCTCCGAGCTGATCACCCGCCGCCTGGGTAACGAAGGCTACACCTTCGCCAACGTCAACGGTGTGCCGCAGCCGAACGATGAAGACCACACCGTCGACATCATGTTCGTGGTCGACCCGGGCAAGCGTGCCTACGTCAACCGCATCAACTACCGCGGCAACACCAAGACCGAAGACGAAGTGCTGCGTCGCGAAATGCGCCAGATGGAAGGCGGCTGGGCCTCGACCTACCTGATCGACCAGTCCAAGACCCGCCTGGAACGCCTGGGCTTCTTCAAGGAAGTGAACGTCGAGACCCCGCCGGTGCCGGGCACCGACGACCAGGTCGACGTCAACTACAGCGTCGAGGAACAGGCCTCCGGCTCGATCACCGCCAGCGTCGGTTTCGCCCAGAGCGCCGGCCTGATCCTCGGTGGTTCGATCAGCCAGAGCAACTTCCTCGGTACCGGTAACAAGGTATCCATCGGCCTGACCCGTTCGGAATACCAGACCCGCTACAACTTCGGCTTCGTTGACCCCTACTTCACTGCCGATGGCGTGAGCCTGGGTTACAACGCCTTCTACCGCAGCACCGACTACGACGACCTC of the Pseudomonas asiatica genome contains:
- the rpsB gene encoding 30S ribosomal protein S2 is translated as MSQVNMRDMLKAGVHFGHQTRYWNPKMGKYIFGARNKIHIVNLEKTLPMFNDALSFVERLAQGKNKILFVGTKRSAGKIVAEQAARCGSPYVDHRWLGGMLTNYKTIRASIKRLRDLETQAEDGTFAKLTKKEALMRSRDLEKLDRSLGGIKDMGGLPDALFVIDVDHERIAITEANKLGIPVIGVVDTNSSPEGVDYIIPGNDDAIRAIELYMTSMADAVIRGRNNVAGGTEVYAEEAAAPAAE
- the rseP gene encoding RIP metalloprotease RseP, which codes for MTALYMIIGTLVALGVLVTFHEFGHFWVARRCGVKVLRFSVGFGTPLLRWHDRHGTEFVVAAIPLGGYVKMLDEREGDVPPALIEQSFNRKSVRQRIAIVAAGPVANFLLAILFFWVLAMLGTQQIRPVIGAVDAGSLAASAGLTAGQEIVSIDGKPTNGWSAVNLQLVRRLGESGTLQIGVREEGTSAERQLQVKLDSWLKGADEPDPIQSLGLHPWRPAILPVLAEIDPKGPAAAAGLKTGDKLLALDGVAVSEWQQMVDAVRARPQAKVLVRVERDGAALDVPVTLARKGEGKAAGGYLGAGVKGGEWPANMLREVSYGPLDAVSEGLSRTWNMSVLTLESLKKMLFGELSVKNLSGPITIAKVAGASAQSGVGDFLNFLAYLSISLGVLNLLPIPVLDGGHLLFYLVEWVRGRPLSDRVQGWGVQIGISLVIGVMLLALINDLGRL
- the pyrH gene encoding UMP kinase — protein: MAQQVSGRQPRYKRILLKLSGEALMGSEDFGIDPKVLDRMALEVGQLVGIGVQVGLVIGGGNLFRGAALSAAGMDRVTGDHMGMLATVMNGLAMRDALERSNIPALVMSAISMVGVTDHYDRRKAIRHLNSGDVVIFSAGTGNPFFTTDSAACLRAIEIDADVVLKATKVDGVYTADPFKDPHAEKFDHLTYDEVLDRKLGVMDLTAICLCRDHKMPLRVFNMNKPGALLNIVVGGAEGTLIEEGQA
- the uppS gene encoding polyprenyl diphosphate synthase, with translation MEKTKPAAPSSVPRHVAIIMDGNNRWAKKRLLPGVAGHKAGVDAVRAVIEVCAESGVEVLTLFAFSSENWQRPAEEVGALMELFFSALRREAKRLNENNISLRIIGDRSRFHPELQAAMREAEALTAGNNRFILQIAANYGGQWDIAQAAQRLAREVQAGHLRPEDITPGLLQTCLATGELPLPDLCIRTGGEHRISNFLLWQLAYAELYFSDLYWPDFKHEAMRNALADFASRQRRFGKTSEQVEAGARA
- the tsf gene encoding translation elongation factor Ts, whose product is MAAITAALVKELRERTGEGMMDCKKALEKAGGDIEKAIDDMRASGAIKAAKKAGNVAAEGAIAVKTDGKSAVLLEVNSQTDFLALQDDFKNFVADSIEEAFAQKLTDAAPLIASREAAREALVAKCGENVNIRRLVRVEGDVVGAYLHGNKIGAAVVLKGGDVDLAKNIAMHVAASNPEFLLPSEVSAEAIEREKGVFLQLNADKIAGKPENIVENMIKGRISKFLAEASLVEQAFVMNPEVKVGDLAKKAGAEIVSFTYFKVGEGIEKPVDDFAAEVAAQVAAAKQ
- the bamA gene encoding outer membrane protein assembly factor BamA; this translates as MKRLLLTAVMSALMIAEVHAESFTISDIRVNGLQRVSAGSVFGALPLNVGDQADDRRLVESTRSLFKTGFFQDIQLNRDGNVLIINVVERPSVSSIEIEGNKAISTEDLMKGLKQSGLAEGEIFQRATLEGVRNELQRQYVAQGRYSAEVDAEVVPQPRNRVALKIKINEGTVAAIQHINIVGNNVFDDETLAQLFELKTTNWLSFFKNDDKYAREKLSGDLERLRSYYLDRGYINMDIASTQVSITPDKKHVYITVNINEGEKYTVRDVKLSGDLKVPEDQVKSLLLVQPGQVFSRKVMTSTSELITRRLGNEGYTFANVNGVPQPNDEDHTVDIMFVVDPGKRAYVNRINYRGNTKTEDEVLRREMRQMEGGWASTYLIDQSKTRLERLGFFKEVNVETPPVPGTDDQVDVNYSVEEQASGSITASVGFAQSAGLILGGSISQSNFLGTGNKVSIGLTRSEYQTRYNFGFVDPYFTADGVSLGYNAFYRSTDYDDLDVDVASYAVDSYGAGVSLGYPISETSRLTYGLSVQQDKIKTGKYTVDEIFDFLEEEGDSFLNFKASIGWSESTLNKGVLATRGHSQSLTLESTIPGSDLSFFKLDYRGQLFKPITNDYTLRLHTELGYGDGYGSTSGLPFYENYFAGGFNSVRGFKDSSLGPRSTPSRGEANGGKPGTIADPDQDPLPFGGNVLVQGGVELLFPLPFVKDQRSLRTSVFWDVGNVFDTNCGNQPDCEKVGFSGMASSVGLGVTWITALGPLSFSLAMPVKKPDDADTQVFQFSLGQTF
- the frr gene encoding ribosome recycling factor → MINDIKKDAQERMGKSIEALARNLAAIRTGRAHPSILDSVKVTAWGSEMPLNQVAAITVEDARTLKIVAHDKNLSAAIEKAILTSDLGLNPSSAGTTIRVPMPALTEETRKGYTKQASGVAEDAKVAVRNVRRDALADLKKLTKDKEISEDEERRAADEIQKLTDKYVAEVDAAFKAKEKDLMAV
- a CDS encoding phosphatidate cytidylyltransferase, coding for MLKQRIITALILLPIALGGFFLLNGGDFALFIGFVVTLGAWEWARLAGLMAQPLRIAYAVVVAGALMLLYILPELAPWVLGAAVIWWGLATWLVLTYPRSSELWASAACRLLIGLLVLLPAWQGLVLLKHWPLGNWLILSVMVLVWAADIGAYFSGRAFGKRKLAPQVSPGKSWEGVYGGLAVSLVITLVVGISRDWGFGQILLGLLSAALVVMSSVVGDLTESMFKRRSGIKDSSNLLPGHGGVLDRIDSLTAAIPIFAVLLWAAEWGVM
- the ispC gene encoding 1-deoxy-D-xylulose-5-phosphate reductoisomerase, with amino-acid sequence MSRPQRITVLGATGSIGLSTLDVIARHPDRYQVFALSGYSRIDELLALCVRHRPTFAVVPNAEAAARLRESLVAAGCATEVLEGEAGLCQVASASEVDAVMASIVGAAGLRPTLAAVEAGKKVLLANKEALVMSGALFMEAVRRSGAVLLPIDSEHNAIFQCMPGDYARGLSAVGVRRILLTASGGPFRETPVEALLDVTPEQACAHPNWSMGRKISVDSASMMNKGLELIEACWLFDAAPAKVEVVVHPQSVIHSLVDYVDGSVLAQLGNPDMRTPIANALAWPERIDSGVAPLDLFAIARLDFQAPDEQRFPCLRLARQAAEAGNSAPAVLNAANEVAVEAFLQRRIRFPEIAGMIEQVLDQEPVVPLPSLDAVFAADQRARELSREWLRRHGR